In the genome of Geotrypetes seraphini chromosome 14, aGeoSer1.1, whole genome shotgun sequence, one region contains:
- the AIP gene encoding AH receptor-interacting protein, whose amino-acid sequence MADDRAALLSGNGRTVGLEKRLLQPGRGELSEFRNGTKATFHFRTLKCDEDQSFLDDSRTRGKPMELIIGKKFKLPVWETIISTMREGEQAEFLCDVKHVVQYPQVSKSLRNIAVGKDPLEGQRHCCGIAQMHEHHSLGYTDLDELHRNPQPLIFQIDMLKVEEPGSYRQDPWAMTDEEKLQAVPLIHEEGNQLFKKGSIQEAATKYYDAIACLKNLQMKEQPGSSDWIQLDLKITPLLLNYCQCKLLLEEYYEVLEHCNSILNKYEDNVKAYFKRGKAHAAVWNSTEAQADFDMVVRLDPSLAPVVTKELKNLEARMKEKDQEDKARFRGIFL is encoded by the exons ATGGCGGACGATCGGGCGGCTCTGCTGAGCGGCAACGGCCGCACGGTCGGCCTCGAGAAGCGCCTGCTTCAGCCAGGCCGCGGGGAGCTCTCCGAGTTCCGCAACGGCACCAAG GCAACTTTCCACTTTCGGACATTAAAATGTGATGAAGACCAGTCTTTTTTAGATGACAGCAGGACCCGTGGAAAGCCCATGGAGCTGATCATTGGAAAAAAGTTCAAACTGCCTGTCTGGGAGACCATCATTTCCACCATGAGGGAAGGGGAGCAAGCAGAGTTCCTGTGTGATGTGAAG CATGTGGTGCAGTACCCACAGGTGTCCAAGAGTCTGCGAAATATTGCAGTGGGAAAGGACCCCCTGGAGGGGCAGCGGCACTGCTGTGGCATCGCTCAGATGCATGAGCATCATTCGCTGGGCTACACTGATCTGGATGAACTTCACAGGAACCCTCAGCCTTTGATCTTCCAAATCGATATGCTGAAG GTGGAAGAGCCGGGCTCTTACCGGCAAGACCCCTGGGCTATGACAGATGAAGAAAAGCTTCAGGCTGTGCCCCTGATCCACGAGGAAGGAAATCAGCTGTTCAAGAAAGGCAGTATCCAGGAGGCTGCAACCAAATACTACGATGCTATCGCATGCCTGAAGAATTTGCAAATGAAG GAGCAACCAGGATCTTCAGACTGGATACAGCTAGATTTGAAAATCACCCCCTTACTACTGAATTACTGCCAGTGTAAACTTCTGCTGGAAGAGTATTATGAGGTGCTAGAGCACTGTAACTCAATCCTCAACAAGTATGAAG ATAACGTGAAGGCATATTTCAAGCGTGGAAAGGCACATGCTGCTGTCTGGAATTCCACTGAGGCGCAGGCTGACTTTGACATGGTTGTACGCCTGGACCCCTCACTAGCTCCTGTTGTTACAAAGGAGTTAAAAAATCTGGAGGCCCGGATGAAGGAGAAGGATCAAGAAGACAAGGCTCGATTCCGAGGCATCTTTCTGTAA